From the genome of Pantoea alfalfae, one region includes:
- a CDS encoding multidrug effflux MFS transporter: protein MQKFTLLLLSLVLLAPLGIDLYLPTLPQIAEGLDTPVSLVQTTIPLFLLVMGLGQLVTGPLVDNYGRKPIALLGLGLYITGSAIAATATSFPLFVLARLVQGCGVCCSAVVAFSGVRDRLSGDDAARAYGFLNGALNIVPALAPLLGGLLASAFDWRAPFWFLCAYGVLITLLVIIWLPETRPADTLRVKGLPVKQYAEILRQPRFLAFAFANAGALGMVLTYVSLAPQVLMTEGGLTPIQFSFAFGANGFWIMFVSMFVNKAIRKAGRPFCLAMGFFTMLLGAVLLVAGMQIFPAEMQTHWALYMFPVAVSVAGLAFTVGPATSYALEPYQQQAGVASALQGFIQMAGGAAGSLVTVALPVAEKLSLSLMMLLGAALAFIAWRCSRKMRGSLTALK from the coding sequence ATGCAAAAATTTACTCTGCTGTTATTAAGCCTGGTGCTGCTGGCACCTTTAGGCATTGATCTCTATTTGCCCACGCTGCCGCAAATCGCTGAAGGGCTGGATACGCCGGTCTCACTGGTACAGACCACCATTCCTCTGTTTCTGCTGGTGATGGGACTGGGCCAGCTGGTGACCGGTCCGCTGGTGGACAACTATGGCCGTAAGCCGATTGCCCTGCTGGGGCTGGGCCTTTACATCACCGGCAGCGCCATCGCCGCTACCGCCACCTCATTTCCGCTATTCGTCCTTGCCCGTCTGGTGCAGGGCTGTGGCGTCTGCTGCAGCGCGGTAGTCGCCTTTAGCGGCGTCCGCGACCGCCTCAGCGGTGATGATGCCGCCCGCGCCTATGGTTTTCTGAACGGTGCACTGAACATCGTTCCAGCCCTGGCACCGCTGCTGGGCGGACTCCTGGCCAGCGCCTTCGACTGGCGCGCACCCTTCTGGTTCCTCTGCGCCTACGGCGTGCTGATTACGCTGCTGGTGATTATATGGCTGCCAGAAACACGTCCGGCTGATACGCTGCGGGTAAAAGGATTACCGGTTAAACAGTACGCTGAAATTCTGCGTCAGCCGCGCTTCCTGGCCTTCGCCTTTGCCAATGCCGGTGCGCTGGGTATGGTGCTGACCTATGTGTCGCTGGCACCGCAGGTACTAATGACCGAAGGCGGGCTGACGCCGATCCAGTTCTCGTTTGCGTTCGGCGCTAACGGTTTCTGGATCATGTTTGTCAGTATGTTCGTGAATAAAGCGATTCGTAAAGCAGGTCGGCCGTTCTGCCTGGCAATGGGATTCTTCACCATGCTGCTGGGCGCGGTGCTGCTGGTGGCAGGGATGCAGATTTTCCCGGCGGAGATGCAGACGCACTGGGCGCTCTACATGTTCCCGGTCGCCGTGTCGGTGGCCGGACTGGCCTTTACGGTGGGACCGGCCACCAGCTATGCGCTGGAGCCCTATCAGCAACAGGCGGGCGTGGCGTCCGCCCTGCAGGGCTTTATTCAGATGGCCGGTGGTGCGGCAGGCAGCCTGGTGACCGTCGCGCTGCCGGTGGCGGAGAAGCTGTCGCTGAGTCTGATGATGCTGCTGGGTGCAGCGCTGGCCTTTATCGCCTGGCGCTGCAGCAGAAAGATGCGCGGCAGCCTGACCGCGCTTAAATAA
- the dadX gene encoding catabolic alanine racemase DadX yields the protein MSRPIVATINQQALRHNLTVVRQAAPVSRVWSVVKANAYGHGIDRVREALSATDGFALLNMEEAILLREQGWKKPILLLEGFFQPEDLQLIDRYRLTTSIHSNWQIKALASASLSAPIDIYLKMNSGMNRLGFRPEQVSGAWLKLRALSNVGEMTLMAHFADAENPQGLITPLQRVDQAAEGLNCPRSLSNSACTLWHPEAHFDWVRPGIILYGASPSGDWQDIAGSGLKPVMTLSSEIIAVQQLQAGDGVGYGYRYHASTSQRIGVVACGYADGYPRHAPTGTPVCVDGVMTQVVGAVSMDMITVDLTPCPQAGIGSSVELWGEQVKIDQVAKAAGTVGYELMCALAPRVPVTVI from the coding sequence ATGTCACGTCCGATTGTCGCTACCATTAACCAACAGGCGCTTCGTCATAACCTGACGGTTGTTCGCCAGGCGGCGCCCGTATCCCGCGTCTGGTCAGTGGTGAAAGCCAATGCTTATGGCCATGGCATTGATCGTGTACGCGAAGCGTTATCTGCCACCGACGGCTTTGCGCTGCTTAATATGGAAGAAGCCATTCTGCTGCGCGAGCAGGGCTGGAAAAAACCGATTCTGCTGCTGGAGGGATTTTTCCAGCCAGAGGATCTGCAGCTGATTGACCGCTATCGCCTGACCACCAGCATACACAGTAACTGGCAAATCAAGGCGCTAGCCAGTGCGAGCCTTTCTGCGCCGATTGATATCTATCTCAAAATGAACAGCGGCATGAACCGTCTGGGCTTTCGCCCGGAGCAGGTTTCTGGCGCCTGGCTGAAGCTGCGGGCGCTGAGCAATGTTGGTGAGATGACGCTGATGGCCCATTTTGCCGATGCCGAAAATCCGCAGGGCCTGATTACACCGCTGCAGCGTGTTGATCAGGCGGCGGAGGGGCTGAACTGCCCGCGGTCGCTCTCGAATTCCGCCTGCACCTTATGGCATCCTGAAGCGCATTTTGACTGGGTCCGGCCCGGTATTATTCTGTACGGTGCGTCGCCCAGCGGTGACTGGCAGGACATTGCCGGCAGTGGCCTGAAGCCAGTGATGACCCTGAGCAGTGAGATTATTGCGGTTCAGCAGTTACAGGCGGGCGATGGCGTCGGTTACGGCTACCGTTATCACGCCAGTACGTCGCAGCGGATTGGCGTCGTAGCCTGTGGTTACGCCGATGGCTATCCGCGCCATGCCCCGACGGGCACGCCGGTCTGCGTCGATGGCGTGATGACGCAGGTGGTTGGTGCCGTTTCCATGGATATGATCACGGTGGATTTAACCCCCTGTCCGCAGGCGGGCATCGGTTCTTCTGTTGAGCTGTGGGGTGAGCAGGTGAAAATCGATCAGGTGGCAAAAGCGGCCGGAACGGTAGGGTACGAACTGATGTGTGCGCTGGCACCCCGCGTCCCGGTCACGGTTATTTAA